Below is a window of Candidatus Dadabacteria bacterium DNA.
TGCTGTTTGCCACTCTACTCGCTCTTCCCGTCCACCGGACAAATCTCCGTCATGCTCCCGTCCGGATGCAGCTTCATTATGATGTCGTTCTTCACGATAATGGCGTCATAGCCAAGTTTGCGTTTCCGTTCCAGTTCTTTGGCAACCCCGCGCTCCCAGCACTGGAGAATAAACTCCGTGTCCACATCGCCTATGTGGCGCTTTGCGCCGTTTTGAGGTTTATCCGTATCCGCTGTGTATTCCCCAACGCTTTCTTTTGCTCCGGTCTCTTCTTTCATCTCCGCCTCCCGTTTCAGGTTATTGTATAACTCCCTGTCCGATACCGTAACACTTTTTCCCCTCTGTTTGAAGATAAGTCTTCTCTCTTTCGTGGAGCTGTCCAGACACTCAATCTCGCTGCAAACCGGCGCATAAGTGAACAGATTCCTCAAAGTTCTGCCGTAACGTCTGCGTATGTCTCTCTCCGGCACATTGTGCCCGCCCTGCCGGACGCGCTGGCGAACCCTGTTTAGCGAAGTTTCCGCGCTCGGTATCCACAGATAAACCATGTTAACCCGCCAGCCATCTTCAATCATCCTGCGGATTCTCGTCAAATGCGCCGTGCCGGATAAAGTTGTCTCAAAGGCAAAGTACTCTCTCCTCCCTATGCACTCCTCAACTTCCTTAAGAAACAGTTTTCCCGCTTTCAGCAAATGCTGTTCGTTTGTGCCAAGAGGCGACAGCGCCGTGGCTATCATGTCGGCGTTCAGGAAAACATTGCAGTCGGTCTCCGGCAGAAACTCCATCGCAAAGGTGGTTTTCCCCGCCCCGTTAGGCCCCGCTATGATTGTGCAAACCGGCTGTGTCATCATTAGTGCAAATTCTTCCTGTATGCGTCTTTTCTGTGGCGTATCCTTGTTACCGTAACAACATTTTCATCCTCATCCACCTTGTAGATAATCCTGTAAACACCCTGCCTTGCCCTGTAATGGAAGTCGCTGACTGACAGTTTCCTAATTCCGCTTCCCGTTTTCGGGTCGTCCGCAAGGGAACCGATTCTCCCGATTATCCTTTCTCTTGTTCTCCGGTGCGGAATTAAGGCCAACTCTTTTGCAGCGGACGCCCGGATTATGATTTTATATCTTGCCACGTTTCTTCAGGTCTTTTACAACCTCGTCAAAAGGTATCGCCTTTTCTCTTTCCCTTTTTCTGCTGACAGCGTAATCATCCACATCTTCGGCAAGGCAGTCTCTGACCGCTTCGTTGATAAGAGCGGAAACTGAAGTGTCGTTTCCCGCGGCTATCAGGCGAAGTTCACGGGCAAGTTTCGCGTCAAGATAGACGGTTGTTCTCTTTGTGTCCGTTCTTTTCTCCATATTCACGCCTCCTGTAAAAACAGGGTAGCGTCATAATGTTATGATGTCAATCCGCCATGATGTATAATCACCCCGAATGAAACGAAAGAGCAAGACATGCTACGGTGTGAACGGCCCGCTTACCGAATACAATTCCCGCAGCGAGGCTCTTGAGGGGGCGGATTACGCGAAAGCGGAGTTTGGATACGACCTTGTTCCCTATGCTTGCGAGTTGTGCGGCTACTTTCACATAGGCCCCGGAGACCGCGCGCCGGGCAGGACTTGCGAGCACTGCACGGGCGCCGAGGGCGGCAATAAGGACATATATCCCACTGAAGGGGAGGCGCGGCGCATGGTGGATGCAAAGCGCAAAAGGGGGGTGTCTCTGAAGTTTTATCCCTGCCCGGTGGGCAACGGTTGGCATTTGACCAAAAAATAAGACCCCCTGTGTTATAATCACGCCTTCATCCAATGGGTAAAAAAAACAGGATTAAAAAACGGCGGCGGGTGAATGACTCTCCGGGCTCGGAAGGCGGTGAAGCCGCCGCAGTGAAGAGAGATTCTGTCTCTACGGAGTTAGAGGAATCAAAGTCCGGCAACTCAAGGGATGCGCTTCGTTACATTCTTATTCTTTTTGTCACTACAAGGGTTTTTCTGACGGTCACGGGAGTTCTTGCAAGGGCTTTTATCGGAGAGTTTCAAACCGCGGGGCCCATAGCCCAGTACGGCATACTCGGCACGGGGCAGGCATGGCTGGATATATGGGGAGTGTGGGACTCCAGATGGTATCTGACAATCGCGGAAAACTGGTATGTTGCCGAAAAGGCCGCTGGCGGATATGTGTCATATGCCTTCTTTCCCCTGTATCCGCTTTTAATAAAATGGGGACCCGGCCTGATCTTCGGAAATTTTGCCGGAGGAATTGTTGTTTCCAATCTGGCGCTGATTGGCGCCGCATGGTTTCTCTACAAACTTGTTGGGATGCGGGCGGGGCACGAAACGGGAAAAAAGGCGGTTCTCTTTATGTTCCTTTTTCCCTCCGCTTTTTATTTTTCCGCAATTCTCACCGAGTCGCTTTTCGCCCTTGTTTCCATTGCGTCCGTTTACTTTGCCCGCAGAAACAACTGGCTTGCCGCCGGCCTGCTCGGAGGATGCGCCGCTTTAACCCGTTCAGTTGGGCTTTTTCTCGCCGTTCCCCTGTTGCTGGAATACCTTTCACAAAAAAATTACAGAATAAGAAATATACGTCCCGATTTTCTGTTTCTCGGCATTCTGCCGCTGGGGACGCTCATTTTTGCTCTTATATGCTATTCCGTTACGGGAAACCCGCTTGCTCTGGCCCAATCCCAGTCCGCATGGGGAGGCTCTTTGACAAACCCGCTGTGGTCTCTCTGGGATTCCCTGTTCGGTTCTCATCAGGGCATAGCGCAGTCGTGGCTTGACATCAACTCCTACAGCCTGCTTGGGTGGGACAACATTATTCCCGGAGCTGTTCTTGGCGCCGTAATTTCAATTTACTGCCTTTATTATCTGGTCAAAGGGTTCAGGAAGACGGAGATTTCCCTGTTTGTCTATTCCATGATGCTTATACTGTTTCCCCTTTCAACTTTGTCGTTCGCCACATTTTCAATGTCGCGCTACTGCCTTGTAGTTTTCCCCGTTTTTATGATTCTTGCGCACACAATCAAAAAGGGCGGCGTTCTGTATTGGGCGACCCTGCTGGTGTTTGCAATTCTTCAGACGGTCGCCATGGCGCTGTGGACAAACGGGTTCCATATTGTCTGAAAAAGCGGCGGGTCTGTCCCTTTGAGCCCTGTTTTGACACCACAGCCGATTGTTTATACACTTTACCGCCTTGCAAGGGCCCATAGCTCAGCCCGGTTAGAGCGCACCCCTGATAAGGGTGAGGTCGATGGTTCAAATCCATCTGGGCCCAATGGAACTGTTTGTGAGATTTTCCGTCAGGGGGTGTAGCTCAGTTGGGAGAGCGCCGGCTTTGCAAGCCGGAGGTCGGCGGTTCGAGCCCGCTCACCTCCACAAAAAACCGGTCGGCAAAGCGGCGGTTTCCTGTTATTCTACAACTTCACCCTAGGGGGCCGTAGCTCAGTCGGGAGAGCGCAACACTGGCAGTGTTGAG
It encodes the following:
- a CDS encoding AAA family ATPase → MMTQPVCTIIAGPNGAGKTTFAMEFLPETDCNVFLNADMIATALSPLGTNEQHLLKAGKLFLKEVEECIGRREYFAFETTLSGTAHLTRIRRMIEDGWRVNMVYLWIPSAETSLNRVRQRVRQGGHNVPERDIRRRYGRTLRNLFTYAPVCSEIECLDSSTKERRLIFKQRGKSVTVSDRELYNNLKREAEMKEETGAKESVGEYTADTDKPQNGAKRHIGDVDTEFILQCWERGVAKELERKRKLGYDAIIVKNDIIMKLHPDGSMTEICPVDGKSE
- a CDS encoding ribbon-helix-helix protein, CopG family, with the protein product MEKRTDTKRTTVYLDAKLARELRLIAAGNDTSVSALINEAVRDCLAEDVDDYAVSRKREREKAIPFDEVVKDLKKRGKI
- a CDS encoding mannosyltransferase family protein produces the protein MGKKNRIKKRRRVNDSPGSEGGEAAAVKRDSVSTELEESKSGNSRDALRYILILFVTTRVFLTVTGVLARAFIGEFQTAGPIAQYGILGTGQAWLDIWGVWDSRWYLTIAENWYVAEKAAGGYVSYAFFPLYPLLIKWGPGLIFGNFAGGIVVSNLALIGAAWFLYKLVGMRAGHETGKKAVLFMFLFPSAFYFSAILTESLFALVSIASVYFARRNNWLAAGLLGGCAALTRSVGLFLAVPLLLEYLSQKNYRIRNIRPDFLFLGILPLGTLIFALICYSVTGNPLALAQSQSAWGGSLTNPLWSLWDSLFGSHQGIAQSWLDINSYSLLGWDNIIPGAVLGAVISIYCLYYLVKGFRKTEISLFVYSMMLILFPLSTLSFATFSMSRYCLVVFPVFMILAHTIKKGGVLYWATLLVFAILQTVAMALWTNGFHIV
- a CDS encoding type II toxin-antitoxin system RelE/ParE family toxin, with the protein product MARYKIIIRASAAKELALIPHRRTRERIIGRIGSLADDPKTGSGIRKLSVSDFHYRARQGVYRIIYKVDEDENVVTVTRIRHRKDAYRKNLH